A genomic stretch from Coregonus clupeaformis isolate EN_2021a chromosome 23, ASM2061545v1, whole genome shotgun sequence includes:
- the ralba gene encoding ras-related protein Ral-B, producing the protein MAASKSKTQSSLALHKVIMVGSGGVGKSALTLQFMYDEFVEDYEPTKADSYRKKVVLDGEEVQIDILDTAGQEDYAAIRDNYFRSGEGFLLVFSITEHESFTATAEFREQILRVKAEEDKIPLLVVGNKSDLEDRRQVSVDEARAKAEEWGVQYVETSAKTRANVDKVFFDLMREVRGKKMSENKDKNGKGKNKNKNKKSFKERCCLL; encoded by the exons ATGGCTGCCAGTAAGAGTAAGACCCAGAGTTCTCTGGCCTTGCACAAGGTCATCATGGTGGGGAGTGGTGGTGTGGGCAAGTCCGCCCTCACACTGCAGTTCATGTATGACGAG TTTGTGGAGGACTATGAGCCCACCAAGGCAGACAGCTACAGGAAGAAGGTGGTGCTAGACGGAGAGGAGGTCCAGATCGACATCCTCGACACGGCTGGACAGGAGGACTATGCTGCCATCAGAGACAACTACTTCAGGAGCGGAGAGGGCTTTCTGCTAGTCTTCTCCATCACAGAACACGAGTCCTTCACAGCTACTGCAGAGTTCAG ggAGCAGATACTGCGGGTGAAGGCGGAGGAGGATAAGATTCCTCTGTTGGTTGTGGGGAACAAGTCTGACTTGGAGGACCGCAGACAGGTCTCTGTAGACGAGGCCCGAGCCAAGGCAGAGGAGTGGGGGGTGCAGTATGTAGAGACATCAGCCAAGACACGAGCCAACGTCGACAag GTATTCTTTGACCTGATGCGGGAGGTGCGAGGCAAGAAAATGTCGGAAAACAAGGACAAAAACGGCAAGGGAAAGAACAAGAATAAGAACAAGAAGAGCTTCAAAGAGCGATGCTGTTTACTCTGA